A region of the Campylobacter subantarcticus LMG 24377 genome:
AAGAGTAAAAGTAAGGATTAATCTTTATGCTAATCAAGAAGAATTAGATAATAAAGCAAACATGTATCATCATAGTCCATTCTTAAGAGTAGCTAGTAATGTAGCAAGCAATCATTCAGGTTTTTATCATACACCAAGAATAGGAGATGAAGTTATTATTTCATTTTTAGATGATGATATAGACAAACCTTTTATCAGTGGGAGTTTGTATAATGGGGTGAACTCTATGCCACAATACAACTACCCAAGATACAAAAGAGAAATCGCCGAACAAACACTAAATTATCTAAGTGCTATACCTATGTATAACAAAGGCTTAGATGAGCTTAAATTACAAGAAAATACAGATTATAATCTAAATTATAAAAATGAACATTATTTAACTATATCTAATTCCACTATAGGAAAAAATAACGCCGATGCAAAGGCAAGAAACGAAATCACTTTAAAAAATGATATAGACAAGGAAGAATTTTACATTCTAGCACAAAAAGATTACAAGGAAGAAATAGGCAACAACTATGAGCAAACTATAAAAAATAACAAAACTTCAGAAGTTGGCGCTTTATATACTGAATTCATTACCTTAGGGCATATGCAAAATATCATAGGTTTTAAAAATGTCAATGTAGGTGCGCAGTATCTAGAAAATACCTTGCTTTCTAAAGATACTAATGTGGGTTTAAGTAATACTTTAAATGTAGGAATTAGTAATGAAGTCAATATCGGACAAAATCATGAAGAAAAAATAGGAAATGATAAAAGAGTAATCATCAACAATAATCTAGAGCAAGATATCAAAAATGATTTTATCCAAAGAATAGAACATAATAAAAATGAAACCATAAAAGGTTCTTACGTGCTTCAAACCAATCAAAGTATAAAATTTCACTCCAAAAAAGATCTAAGCATAGAAACAAATGAGTATTTCAAAGCTGAAGCTGATGATTCCATTAGTTTTAAAGCTAAAAATAATTGCTCTTTTACGGCCGATGAAATAAACACTTTAGCCAATAAAGAAAGCACTTTAATAGCACAAAAACAAATCATCTCTCAAGTAGGTGAAAATACCACCATCACACAAACAAAAGATAAAATCATACTACAAGTAGGAAAAATACAAGTAATTATAGATGATAAAGGTTTGAGAGTAAAAGGAGGTGATTTAAGAGCGGATTAAAAGCAATTTTCTTAAATTAAAACTAAAATTACAAAAAACTAAAGGAAAAACAATGAAAACATTAGAAGATATCAAAGCTATGAACTATCAAGAAAAAGATGAATTAGAAGATCTAGTTCTTGAAGCTATAGATGATAATAATTTAGCCAAGGTAAAAGATATTTTAAAAGATTATCCTGTAAAAATATCTTGTTATGAGCTTAATATCAAAGATGAGGATGGAGACTTCCCTTTATTTGATCCTTATTATTTGATAATGAGAGCTGCATTTGCTTGCGAAGAAAATAATAATGATTTTTCTATTTTAGATTATTTATTTGATGAGTATGGATTAAGTTTAAAAGATCCTAAATATAATTTTTGCTTTACAGATATGAAATACATCAAAGAAGCTAATGAAAAATATGTTGTAATAAGATATATGGAAGATAAGCCTAACATTTACAAAAATGCCCTAATCTATTATTATATACTCAATGCTAAAAACCCAAATTCTCAAATCATACAATATCTAGTCAATCGTGGAGCTAAATTTGAAGTGCATGAAGATGACTTTGGTTGGACTCCTATGCATTTTTGGGCTAGACGCAATAATTATGAATTATTAGAACTAGCTATTAAAGGAGGAGCTAATGTAGATATACAAACCCGACTTATTCAAGAAAGTGAATACAATGAAACCCTTTTATTTGAAGCTGTAAAAGAACCTGAAACTTATAGGGTTACAAAGCTTTTAATCGAACTAGGAGCTAATGTGAATTTTGTCACCCCGACCACCCCTTTAGATATTGCAAGAGGATCTAGAAATAAAAAGCTTTTAAAAGATGCAGGAGCAATGACTTCAGAACAACTTGATAAAAAATACAATATATACTGGGATAGCAAAGAGTGTGAAAAAGATAAAAGCTATATGGAAAAATACTGTAAACTTTTAAACGATGCTATAAAAAAAGCCAAGGAGAATGAGTAGAGTGATAAAAATTAACTTTACCGATGTCAATTTTCATATCAAAGAATTTCAAAAGGTTTATATACTAGAAAATTGCAAATTGTATTTTTACAGTCCTTTTCATTTGCAAACACAAAATGGAAAAGAAATAATAAGGATAGAACAAAATAAAAATAAATTTTCTTTTATGGTTAAAAAAGAAAATGAATTAAAAAACAAAATAGAGGAAGAAGCTATAGGTATTGATAAAACTTCAGAGCAAAACCAAATAAAAGCAAGAGAAGAAGCAAAAGATGAAACAATAAAGGATAAAGAAGTATTATTTAGCAATGATAAAAAGGGAAATGATGCAATCAATGCTTATTTTGATAAGAAGAATATTAATACGCTAAATGATGCCTATAAAGAAAGAAAAGATAAACCTTTATCAAGAAATACTGAAAGTTTTAAAGACTATGATATCTTTTATGATGTTTATACAAGTAAAGATAATGATATTAAAAGCTTAAATGAACAGCTAGGATATGATGGCTTTGAAGTAAAAGATGGTATAGCTACAGTTAAAGCAGATTTTTTTAATAAATGCTTTGAAGAAAAAAAATATATTTTAATACCAAGATTAGTATCTTTAGATAAAAATGAAACATTACACTTTGATCCTGTGCCTTTAGAAGATAAGGGCTT
Encoded here:
- a CDS encoding ankyrin repeat domain-containing protein — protein: MKTLEDIKAMNYQEKDELEDLVLEAIDDNNLAKVKDILKDYPVKISCYELNIKDEDGDFPLFDPYYLIMRAAFACEENNNDFSILDYLFDEYGLSLKDPKYNFCFTDMKYIKEANEKYVVIRYMEDKPNIYKNALIYYYILNAKNPNSQIIQYLVNRGAKFEVHEDDFGWTPMHFWARRNNYELLELAIKGGANVDIQTRLIQESEYNETLLFEAVKEPETYRVTKLLIELGANVNFVTPTTPLDIARGSRNKKLLKDAGAMTSEQLDKKYNIYWDSKECEKDKSYMEKYCKLLNDAIKKAKENE